In Cryptomeria japonica chromosome 10, Sugi_1.0, whole genome shotgun sequence, a genomic segment contains:
- the LOC131072651 gene encoding uncharacterized protein LOC131072651, with protein sequence MASYEAYNYTQILDHFGYTPESYQTFPQRYFMDKSNWGGAQNNSPIFVWLGEEQDITADLLVGIMKEHASNFKALLVYIEHRYYGTSMPFGGEEAAYANASTMGYFTSTQALADYATVIVDLKKTLNAENCPVVVFGGSYGGMLAAWFRLKYPHITIGALASSAPLLYFDDITPTYGYGSVVTNDFRNASEICYRRINESWAMMDKIVSSPQGLLNLSKLFNTCQNITDKSALYDILQDIYDNSAQYDYQLVEAICGAINGLPGDADTVTRIASAAKLTSLPLPCLNLSPMTYPGWEWQTCTEMVFPISNPPGTTMLRPSVFDINSYSRECYSKYGILPRQHWATTEFGGHEIKRVLKDFGSNIIFSNGLRDPWSSGGVLANISESIVAIPTEEGTHCQDIIPSTNDDPVWLKEQRRKEIMIIQKWINDCNN encoded by the exons ATGGCTTCCTACGAAGCGTACAACTATAcgcaaattcttgatcattttggatACACGCCAGAGAGCTATCAAACCTTTCCGCAGAGATATTTCATGGACAAGTCCAACTGGGGTGGCGCTCAAAATAATTCTCCCATATTTGTATGGCTGGGTGAGGAACAAGATATTACAGCCGATCTACTAGTGGGCATCATGAAAGAGCACGCTTCTAACTTCAAAGCTCTTTTGGTCTACATAGAG CATCGTTATTATGGGACGTCAATGCCATTCGGGGGAGAGGAGGCGGCATATGCAAATGCGAGCACAATGGGTTATTTCACATCCACGCAGGCCTTGGCCGATTATGCCACCGTCATTGTCGATTTGAAGAAAACATTAAACGCTGAGAATTGTCCAGTCGTTGTGTTTGGTGGATCCTATGGTGGAA TGCTAGCTGCATGGTTTCGCCTCAAGTATCCACACATAACAATCGGCGCCCTCGCATCATCTGCACCTCTCCTTTACTTCGACGACATCACTCCCACTTATGGTTATGGCAGCGTTGTCACCAACGACTTCAGA AATGCAAGCGAAATCTGCTACAGAAGAATTAATGAATCGTGGGCTATGATGGACAAAATCGTGTCTAGCCCTCAAGGCTTGCTAAACCTAAGTAAACTATTTAACACTTGCCA AAATATCACGGATAAGAGCGccctgtatgatattcttcaagaTATCTACGACAACTCAGCACAGTACGATTATCAATTAGTTGAAGCA ATCTGTGGAGCCATCAACGGACTACCCGGAGATGCAGACACTGTTACCAGAATAGCTTCTGCAGCAAAATTGACAAGTTTACCCCTTCCATGCTTGAATTTGAGCCCCATGACGTATCCCGGATGGGAGTGGCAG ACTTGCACTGAAATGGTGTTTCCAATAAGCAATCCTCCTGGTACGACAATGTTACGGCCCTCCGTCTTTGATATCAATTCCTACTCAAGGGAATGCTACAGCAAGTACGGTATCCTGCCACGTCAACACTGGGCAACAACTGAATTCGGAGGACAC GAAATAAAAAGAGTGTTGAAAGATTTTGGAAGCAATATCATTTTTTCAAATGGGTTAAGAGATCCATGGAGCAGTGGAGG TGTGTTGGCGAATATTTCTGAAAGCATTGTGGCTATCCCGACAGAAGAGG GAACGCATTGTCAAGACATTATACCAAGTACTAATGACGATCCCGTCTGGCTGAAAGAACAACGACGAAAAGAGATAATGATCATCCAAAAATGGATTAATGATTGTAATAACTAA